Proteins encoded in a region of the Geoalkalibacter sp. genome:
- the purK gene encoding 5-(carboxyamino)imidazole ribonucleotide synthase, with protein sequence MPDLARSRWTTQDARTLSPPLRLGIVGGGQLAKMLAMEAKKLGFTVQVLDPTSASPAGQVCDRQIVGGFFEGDKLRELAAGSDLLTYDLEHIDTLSLQALEAEGALIHPAPRLLETLQDKLRQKELFAEAGLPQAPFIRLDQFNEEAARAFGFPLVQKLRRGGYDGRGVAVLRDEADLGKALDGPCLLERCVAVDKELAVMVACAADGEVRAYPVAEMLFDPRSNALDLLLAPARISTELAERARELAARTARACGGVGIFGVEMFLTQQGELLVNEVAPRPHNSGHYTIEACLTSQYAQHLRAIAGLPLGAVDQHTPAAMINLVGEPGAQGRPRVVGLAEALALPGVSVHLYGKREVRPFRKMGHAVVLDPNPEKALEIALQLKNILKIHGEDQT encoded by the coding sequence ATGCCCGACCTCGCCCGTTCTCGCTGGACCACGCAAGACGCCCGGACCCTTAGCCCGCCCCTGCGCCTGGGGATCGTCGGCGGCGGACAACTGGCCAAGATGCTCGCCATGGAGGCCAAGAAACTCGGCTTCACCGTACAGGTACTCGACCCGACCAGCGCCTCGCCCGCCGGTCAGGTGTGCGACCGGCAGATCGTCGGCGGCTTCTTCGAGGGCGACAAGCTGCGCGAGCTGGCGGCGGGCAGCGACCTGCTCACCTACGATCTGGAGCATATCGACACGCTGTCCCTGCAGGCCTTGGAGGCCGAGGGCGCCCTCATCCATCCCGCGCCGCGCCTGCTCGAAACCCTCCAGGACAAGCTGCGCCAGAAAGAGCTGTTCGCCGAGGCCGGGCTGCCCCAGGCGCCCTTCATCCGCCTGGACCAGTTCAACGAGGAAGCCGCGCGCGCCTTTGGCTTTCCCCTGGTGCAGAAACTGCGCCGCGGCGGCTACGACGGACGCGGCGTGGCGGTGCTGCGCGACGAGGCCGACCTGGGCAAGGCTCTCGACGGCCCCTGCCTGCTGGAGCGCTGCGTGGCGGTGGACAAGGAACTGGCGGTGATGGTGGCCTGCGCGGCCGACGGCGAGGTGCGCGCCTACCCGGTGGCGGAGATGCTCTTCGATCCGCGCAGCAACGCCCTCGACCTGCTGCTCGCCCCGGCGCGCATCAGCACCGAGCTGGCCGAGCGCGCCCGCGAACTGGCGGCGCGCACCGCCAGGGCCTGCGGCGGCGTGGGGATTTTCGGCGTGGAAATGTTTCTCACCCAGCAGGGCGAGCTGCTGGTCAACGAGGTCGCGCCGCGCCCGCACAACTCGGGCCACTACACCATCGAGGCCTGCCTGACCAGCCAGTACGCCCAGCACCTGCGCGCCATCGCCGGCCTGCCCCTGGGCGCCGTCGATCAGCACACCCCGGCGGCCATGATCAATCTGGTGGGCGAGCCTGGCGCCCAGGGGCGCCCGCGCGTGGTCGGGCTGGCCGAGGCCCTGGCCCTGCCCGGTGTAAGCGTGCACCTCTACGGCAAGCGCGAGGTGCGCCCTTTTCGCAAGATGGGTCATGCGGTGGTGCTCGACCCTAACCCCGAAAAAGCTCTGGAAATCGCGCTTCAGCTCAAGAACATCCTCAAAATCCACGGAGAAGATCAGACATGA